From a region of the Streptomyces venezuelae genome:
- a CDS encoding PH domain-containing protein — translation MHPFTPLRRAWVPIAATVGVIAQQGDQAGRWVADLSGLLRVAAVAGLIMVFGAYGFLSWWFTHYAVTDTELRIRSGLFFRRTAHIRLDRLQAVDVTRPLLARLTGVASLRLDVIGTEEKDQLSFLGEKEAVALRAELLARAAGFAPEEAVSLGEAPERELLRVTPRELVVSLLLNLGVWALLVPGLTVPALVWWLSSSPWAALVAVLPMLGAVWAGTAGRFLTEYDWRVAESPDGLRLDHGLLDRAHETVPPGRVQCVRIVEPLLWRRRGLVRVELKVAGSSNTVLIPVAAQDAAFAMIARVLPGVDLAALSFSGSPRTGSRWVVPVWWKGYALALSPEVFAARHGRLCRRTDVVPHAKVQSVRHTQGPWARARGVADVHVDTGANCTVTARLRPEPEAAALLYAQAARSRTSRAAARPDRWMTAPDPGA, via the coding sequence TTGCATCCCTTTACCCCGCTGCGCCGCGCCTGGGTGCCGATCGCCGCGACCGTCGGTGTGATCGCCCAGCAGGGCGACCAGGCCGGGCGGTGGGTGGCCGACCTGTCCGGCCTCCTGCGGGTGGCGGCGGTGGCGGGCCTGATCATGGTGTTCGGCGCCTACGGATTCCTCAGCTGGTGGTTCACCCACTACGCCGTCACCGACACCGAACTGCGCATCCGCAGCGGGCTCTTCTTCCGCCGCACCGCGCACATCCGCCTCGACCGGCTGCAGGCCGTGGACGTCACCCGCCCGCTCCTGGCCCGGCTGACCGGCGTCGCCAGTCTCCGCCTCGACGTCATCGGCACCGAGGAGAAGGACCAGCTGTCCTTCCTCGGCGAGAAGGAGGCCGTCGCCCTGCGCGCCGAGCTCCTCGCCCGGGCGGCCGGCTTCGCCCCCGAGGAGGCCGTGAGCCTGGGCGAGGCCCCCGAGCGCGAGCTGCTGCGCGTGACCCCGCGCGAACTCGTCGTGTCGCTGCTGCTCAACCTGGGCGTCTGGGCCCTGCTGGTCCCGGGGCTCACCGTGCCGGCCCTCGTCTGGTGGCTCAGCTCCAGCCCGTGGGCGGCCCTCGTCGCCGTGCTCCCGATGCTCGGCGCCGTCTGGGCGGGCACCGCGGGCCGCTTCCTCACCGAGTACGACTGGCGGGTCGCGGAGTCCCCGGACGGGCTGCGTCTGGACCACGGACTGCTGGACCGGGCCCACGAGACCGTGCCGCCGGGGCGCGTGCAGTGCGTACGGATCGTGGAGCCGCTGCTGTGGCGGCGGCGCGGCCTGGTCCGGGTGGAGCTGAAGGTGGCGGGATCGAGCAACACGGTCCTGATCCCGGTGGCCGCGCAGGACGCCGCCTTCGCCATGATCGCCCGGGTGCTGCCCGGGGTGGACCTGGCGGCCCTGTCCTTCTCCGGCTCCCCGCGGACCGGGTCCCGCTGGGTGGTCCCGGTGTGGTGGAAGGGCTACGCCCTGGCGCTCTCCCCGGAGGTGTTCGCCGCCCGCCACGGCCGCCTGTGCCGGCGTACGGACGTCGTCCCGCACGCCAAGGTGCAGAGCGTCCGCCACACGCAGGGACCGTGGGCGCGGGCCCGCGGCGTCGCGGACGTCCACGTGGACACCGGAGCGAACTGCACCGTCACGGCCCGGCTCCGCCCGGAGCCGGAGGCCGCGGCCCTGCTGTACGCGCAGGCCGCCCGCTCCCGCACCTCCCGGGCCGCGGCCCGGCCGGACCGCTGGATGACGGCACCGGACCCGGGGGCGTAG